The sequence below is a genomic window from Dioscorea cayenensis subsp. rotundata cultivar TDr96_F1 chromosome 6, TDr96_F1_v2_PseudoChromosome.rev07_lg8_w22 25.fasta, whole genome shotgun sequence.
tatatacaatgttgaagttaataattttatttgattatgccTAATTTATGCATAAACTAATCCATTTGTGTTGTGTCGTgcgtgtgaatatatatatatacatatagaattGGCATATCCATGTTTatcatgaagaaaataaatcatcagaggataaagaatgaaaaaagagtcattatatataattcatgcaCATTATAATCCTCTTACCTGGATTATTAAAGATAATCTGGAACTTAGTTATCTCTCAAGCATCAGCCATGTGAAAAAGGGAAAATAGTAAGAAATGCAGAACCAGACagaaaataacaatgaaagagcCAAAAATCAATTCTTTCAATTATGTTGAAATTAAAATGCAGAATACAACATCAGTAACCAGACAGAAAACAATGTTCTGTTGATTTACATACAAAAACTTAAACTGTACAGACGTTTAAAGTAGACCTGGACATTAGTTACAGATATCCCTAGTTTCCTTAAAAGCTCAGGATCTGGTTTAAAACTGTAAAATGGGATCAACTCTTCATAAATCAATTGCGTTAATTTGACTGACAGTAACTGGCAGAAAGAATTGTGTACTTATTATATATAAGAAGTATTCTCATTTGACATGAGAATCATAGGCATCAAAGACAGTGCCAGGGATGACAACAGGTAGTTTATCTATGTACATGAAGAGCCGTCTCAAGTTTTCTCTAGTCACAGTAGTCATGTCAACTATATCTTTGCCATCAGTGTATACCCATAGATCGGCCGAGTTTACCTCTTCAGGCTATCACGGCAGAAAGGACAGCACTGTGATCTATTGTTCTTGTGATAACATGGAagtaaaaattaatcaatataatGGATCACAATCCACAGAGTAATTATTACTTGTTCAAAGAGAGAAAGGAACAATTAAAAGCGACAAATAACATGAACATGGACAACAATTCAGAACAATAAagttcaagattttttttttttcactttcttgTTCTGAGGTTGATGCTCAATGAATCTAACACACATTCAATGAAGGGTCGAATAAGATAATTACATTGAAATGGGACAAGATGAGTATTTATCATATTAAAGAACTGCTCCCTTATGACACTTTGCCAGTCAATCCTATCTAACATTGTTGAGTTGAGACTGAAAAGAGACTTTCAGACAATCTCAAGTAAACTTATGTTGATGTCATTTAATGGAATAGAATCTTTTGGCTAAGATGATCTCTTTACGGTGTTGCAACTCAGACAATTATGCACTAATATTGATTAGCAGTAATTggaagtttttcaaattttgactTACAAATAATAAGGGTTATGCGGATTTGAAAATTGGTACAATAGTTTTATGTTTGGTTGGGGATATTTCCCAATCCAGACTTAAGAGATTTTCTGGACTTGGAGGGATggaaaatgaaatcaatattAGCCAAAACTCTAAATCAGGTTTTCAAAGGGCATTTGGCATTTACAAAGACCTTACTACAGTGGAATGTAAATAGACaaacaccaatttttttttaccacctACCATATTTAGAAATTTGGATAACCAACTACAACCAGCCAAGCACACCAAAAGAGCTTCAGCCTGACATGTAAAAAAGTACAACACAAGCATTTGTAAGCAAGGAACTGCTTGACTCTCATGAAGACTTTAGCCGAGTAAGcactaataatattttcatattaggACAGAACTAGAATTAAGCAAGTTAAATTAGCTGCATGATTATCAGATGAAATCTAATATGTGATAGACAAAATGTAATGCCACCTTGCAATGCATTGGTGGCACGTAATGTCTTGATGGGTTGAGAGTTGACAACTACATAGAACTTGCCTTGATTACACCTTAAACAACTCATTGGATGGCAATAATGATTATGGTTTGATTGGCAGGCCTATGTAAGAACTGATTGGATGGCAATAATGATTATGGTTTAATTGCTAGGCCTATGTAAGAATTCAATAATTGATGCTTATGGGCACACTGTTCTAACTATCAATATGAAGAAAAGAGATGGGAAGAAACATACTCCATTCATGCATTGGCATACCACAAGACACTAAATTATCCAAAAATATTGAAGTCCAAACATATAATCTAATTCATACACCTTGCATGTAATCTAAATTGTTGTGGATTCTCTTAGGAATCCACAACAATGGCAAGATTGACGATGAAATAGATTGATATTCAACCACTTCCTCCCCCAAAATCATCAGTATAAACATTCGAACTAGAGATTAAGcatcaaaactcaaaataaataacatatcaGAGCAGCACCTTCACCAAATCTCTGGCCAATTTCTTCAAAGTCAGAGCACGTAAATCACGCTCCTTTAACAGCTTAGTCTTCAAAACCCCAAAAACAAGGCCAAAAATCAGAATATCAATCAAcgaaaaaaactcaaaagaaatcaaataagcATCCCACATTCTCCTCAAGAACGGAATGGAGCCGAGCATCGGCATCCTGAAAACCGTGCTCGAGATACGAGAGCCTTCCTGGAGCCCAGCAATGGAGCGATCCTTTTCAACGACCTTCTGGCGAAGTTCTAGCTATACTACCGCCCATCACTCTCccactcctctctctctctctctctcgtcatCCTCCTCTCTTTTCACCCTTCAACCACCACCACTATTGGCctcctcatctccatcttcactTTCCCGGATCTCTACTCTCGCCGGATGGAAATGCCCTAGCAAATGGAGATGTTAACGAAGGATGTGGATTCATACCTTGGATGGAGGTTCCAGTGATATGGTGCGATGGATGGAAGCGTTGAGAAAAAGAGAGTGAGCCGTTGAAGAAAGAGAGCAAgagtaggtttttttttttcctttaattatgttaatgttgagtGACCGTTGAAGAATTaattagaattttgttttcttattaaacCAGTAAAACATAgagtaaattagggtttttttttaattataatttttttttcatatattttaataaaatatatttttaatataattatttaacttattaataattaaaaggggtttttatgattttttattgaaataattgtaaattaaaaggtctttttttttaattatgttaatgtAGAGTGAGTCAATGAAGAAATaattagaattttgttttcttaatatattaaaCAAGTAAAACATGGGGTAAATTTCGAAGTTTACAATTAATAGAACtagatttatcattttttattaaaataattgtaaatataacacattcatttttaaaacaaatataatatatattgtttaaaaacataattttaacaaattaaaatttttattttcatatattttaataaaatattttttaatataattatttaacttattaataaaaataacaaataaaaatatatatttttctattagaaatggattaaaatgggatgttttataatattttaataaaaaatattttgtatatttataccAGCGGAAACATAACCattaataaatatctaatttattttgacagttataaaattttattagtatAAACCATTTGTAGTTACACAATTTGACCGTCACTATTGATAAAaatcgggtaaattttttgatagggtACCCAACTATGGTGAATTATCAGTTTGGGGTccaaactttgatttgtatcaaaatggtgaccaatctttaattatgtttcaCCGATTGGGTACCCGGGTAATTCCGGTCATATTTGAATGATGTGACAGTTCGGAAATATGAGttagcataaaaaataaatggtgcTTGCCACGTCAGCAACCCAGgttatctctatctctctctctctctctctctctctctctctctctctttctcaaaaCCTTCTCCTCCTTCCCTTCTGATCCCCTGAAGTCCCAGAGCTCCTCCTCCACCAACACCACCCAACTACATCATCTCAAACATTTTCTTCACTTGGTTTACATCTCTTGACGTCCTATGAATAGCCTTCCACGGCTCTAGCCTCTTCACCAACGTCATCATCTCCCCCATGCTCTTAATGTCAAAAAAATTCAGTTCAAGTAAATGAGTATTGGTCACCATTATTAATTAAAGAGCttctgagagagagagagagagagagagagtgtcacgccccgaacccagctctatggaccagggacgccgacaaacgacagtacacctacaaggccgaaaccaagtaggcatacaaggcctcaaaacctgaaaaaaattaacaacaggattatgagcttgggagcccagtaagtaaccactaaaaatatcaggATCACAAAATGtccaataatctttaaaaacatacaaaatgtaatataatgaaataaatatcaaaatgaacccataaatcagaaatggttcaaaacagatttaatttatcaaaataatgagcatataagtcccccaaacaaccaatgccaaaacaaaatatcagaactcatttatttaaactcggtgacccgagtcagatttcagaactcataggtttaccctcggcgacccgagccagaatatcaaaagccgttattcttcaccgacggaacggtgcaaaactatagtttttatgtcagaagtacatgtcgacacggtcagtgtttaacccccagtgacagggttattgcacagttaattggggactacgagtttctatagcaaaaatatgtcgagttcaaaattattgtcaacacaACAATACTGAAATTCAATGATcccgttttctaacaaaaataattccaattatatcaaataagatAATGCCAATATGTGACAACCTCTCTTAacataaataatcaatattgtctacataaataagattatatatatagaatctgTGAAACAATTCAACACTCAACaacatgtttctttcttttcttttaaaaatttgataagtaaaacaaataataaaataaaacaaagtaaacaataaataacCAAATGAAAAGCTAATATCTAACATTTATATAAACCGTACTATGgcaaaaaatatcataaatcaattaaataacattaatatatttgaaagtaaTTATCATGGGCAAaactatcaataataaaataaacaattaataaatattaataaattctaaaaataatggtcaacataaccacaaaaaatcaaaacataaacctGTGAATAggaatggtttttattttcgaagcaataaaatccaaattaacaaaataattatataaaccattatcGGAAATCAGAatttgcacacacacacacacacacacacacacacacacacacacatatatatatagagatttatatgtggtttacttgtcgatcgctcaaaaacccccaaaatcctACGATATTTCTTCGATGGAACCTCACAACGTAAGAGACAAAACCCTTGATGGAGAGACCTATCCCTGTCCTTGCCGCcagcaccacacaccaaatcaaaagaaaaagaggagaaaaggggaaaaaaaactagatctctCATTCTTccttaatccaaacaaagatccataacgagagaaacaaagaggcggcggctagggttttgaaacctaaataaaacataaataaataaaattccgtaACTGTCATCCAtgcacaattaataaaataattaaaaaatgtgtggggcccacagagagagagagagagataaactTGTCTTGCTCTTCATGAATGGGACTGCAACCCAAAGCTACTCTAAAAGTGATGTTCTTGCTGAGATTGAAGACTGACGGAGGACCAAGACTCGGCATGGTGGTGGCTGAACAGGTTGACTACGCCAAGCTTGCGCATTTCGACCAAGACTCGCA
It includes:
- the LOC120263331 gene encoding uncharacterized protein LOC120263331 yields the protein MPMLGSIPFLRRMWDAYLISFEFFSLIDILIFGLVFGVLKTKLLKERDLRALTLKKLARDLVKHICQGRKGELVCVQVVSPGLHVLTNARLDTPWHKAQVLGESLKEVEE